From the genome of Impatiens glandulifera chromosome 9, dImpGla2.1, whole genome shotgun sequence, one region includes:
- the LOC124914161 gene encoding glycerophosphodiester phosphodiesterase GDPD1, chloroplastic-like: MALQAAVHVSDVPNLYQVLEAASFPIFTSRFPSGLESTGKNEVSKFLVIGHRGNGMNMIQSSDRRMKAIKENSILSFNAAAEFPVDFVEFDVQVTRDGCPIVFHDDVILSQEDGIVCERRVTDLNLSEFLGYGPQRGSESDNMGKSLLRKTKDGRILNWDVESDDSLCILEEVFRTVNPRLGFNIELKFDDHLVYKQEHLIHALQCTLKVVFEQAKERPIIFSTFQPDAAILIKKLQSTYPVYFLTNGGTEIYYDQRRNSLEEAVKLCQEGGLQGVVSEVRGVFRNPELIAKMKEAKLSLLTYGKLNNVVEAVYLQHLMGVEGVIVDLVGEITEAVSKMIKLPEKKMGAGDQEQVEREGEELEMKGKPQFSQRELAFLLKLIPELIQL; encoded by the exons ATGGCCCTCCAAGCCGCCGTTCATGTCTCCGACGTCCCTAATCTTTATCAAGTTCTTGAGGCCGCATCTTTCCCTATCTTCACATCCCGATTTCCCTCTG GATTGGAATCGACGGGGAAGAACGAGGTTTCTAAATTTCTAGTAATTGGGCATAGAGGAAACGGTATGAACATGATACAATCATCAGATAGGAGAATGAAGGCCATTAAAGAGAATTCCATCCTTTCTTTCAACGCCGCCGCCGAATTCCCCGTTGATTTCGTCGAGTTTGACGTTCAG GTAACCAGAGATGGGTGTCCGATTGTTTTCCATGACGACGTCATTCTCTCCCAAGAAGAT GGGATAGTTTGCGAGAGAAGGGTGACGGATTTGAATTTGTCGGAATTTCTTGGATATGGACCACAAAGGGGATCAGAATCCGATAACATGGGAAAATCATTATTGAGGAAAACAAAAGACGGAAGGATTCTAAACTGGGATGTTGAATCCGACGATTCTCTCTGTATCCTTGAAGAAGTATTCAGAACTGTAAATCCCCGATTAGGGTTCAACATCGAATTAAAATTCGACGATCATCTCGTTTACAAACAAGAACATCTCATCCACGCCCTTCAATGTACACTCAAGGTTGTATTTGAACAAGCAAAAGAAAGACCCATTATTTTCTCAACATTCCAACCAGACGCAGCCATTCTCATAAAGAAACTACAGAGCACATACCCTGTTTACTTCCTAACAAATGGAGGAACAGAGATTTACTACGATCAGAGAAGGAATTCATTGGAGGAGGCCGTAAAGCTTTGCCAAGAAGGTGGTTTGCAAGGAGTGGTGTCGGAAGTGAGAGGTGTTTTTAGAAATCCTGAGCTTATAGCGAAAATGAAGGAGGCAAAACTGTCTCTTTTGACGTATGGAAAGCTTAATAATGTGGTGGAAGCGGTTTATTTGCAACATTTGATGGGGGTTGAAGGAGTGATTGTGGATTTGGTGGGAGAGATAACGGAGGCGGTGTCGAAGATGATAAAGCTGCCGGAGAAGAAGATGGGGGCCGGAGATCAAGAACAAGTAGAGAGGGAAGGTGAAGAATTGGAAATGAAGGGAAAGCCTCAGTTTTCGCAGAGGGAATTGGCATTTTTACTTAAGCTTATACCTGAGCTTATTCAGCTTTGA
- the LOC124915619 gene encoding probable protein S-acyltransferase 7: protein MYVVHPPKRTDPLSTGSTTRSEDLRVYQTWKGNNIFLLQGRFLFGPDARSLFLTIFLIVAPVSIFCLFVARKLIDDFTHNSGISIMVIAIVFTAYDLLLLLITSGRDPGIIPRNANPPESEAIDGIPEGVNSQRLPRTREVTVNGVHVMIKYCDTCMLYRPPRSSHCSICNNCVERFDHHCPWVGQCIGLRNYRFYFMFVSSTTILCLYVFGFSWVYIKRIMDSEGINIWKAMIKTPASIALILYTFICMWFVGGLSAFHLYLMSTNQTTYENFRNRYDRKENPYNRGVFWNLMEIFCTRIPSSKNNFRGTVVRELGLPAPSFDEGFVSPNVGSKCGDDIEMGRKGVWSDVGIETDDGEGIMMDVKDRPQGETSPEIKSWIGGGVNTRRSSQRRKSGSWEMSPEVVAMAARLGEQHAGGGGSSTTTT from the exons ATGTATGTGGTTCATCCTCCTAAGCGGACTGATCCGCTAAGTACTGGATCGACAACTAGGTCAGAAGATTTACGAGTTTACCAGACATGGAAAGGAAACAAT ATATTTCTCCTCCAAGGAAGATTTCTGTTTGGACCAGACGCCAGATCTTTGTTCTTGACCATTTTCCTAATTGTTGCCCCTGTTTCAATATTCTGCCTATTTGTTGCTAGAAAATTGATTGATGATTTCACACACAATTCAGGGATATCAATTATGGTCATCGCTATTGTCTTCACAGCTTAT GACTTACTTCTTCTCCTTATAACTTCTGGAAGAGATCCTGGCATCATACCACGAAATGCAAACCCTCCAGAATCAGAAGCCATTGATGGGATTCCAGAAGGGGTCAATTCACAGAGGCTACCACGTACGAGAGAAGTGACGGTTAATGGTGTTCATGTTATGATTAAGTACTGTGATACGTGCATGCTTTATCGTCCTCCTCGTTCCTCCCATTGTTCGATCTGCAACAATTGTGTCGAAAGATTCGACCACCATTGTCCTTGGGTTGGCCAGTGTATTGGTTTG AGAAACTACCGATTCTACTTCATGTTTGTTTCCTCCACAACCATCCTGTGTTTATATGTTTTCGGTTTCAGTTGGGTGTATATTAAGAGAATTATGGATTCTGAAGGTATAAATATATGGAAAGCCATGATCAAAACCCCTGCCTCCATTGCTCTAATTCTTTACACCTTCATATGCATGTGGTTTGTTGGAGGTCTATCCGCCTTCCATTTATATCTCATGAGCACCAATCAG ACAACCTACGAGAATTTCAGGAATCGTTATGACAGGAAAGAAAATCCTTACAACAGAGGAGTCTTCTGGAATCTCATGGAGATATTCTGCACGAGAATCCCTTCTTCGAAAAACAATTTCCGGGGAACTGTTGTGAGAGAATTGGGATTACCAGCTCCATCGTTTGATGAGGGATTTGTTAGTCCTAACGTGGGATCAAAATGTGGGGATGACATAGAAATGGGGCGTAAAGGGGTATGGTCGGATGTGGGAATTGAAACGGACGATGGCGAAGGAATAATGATGGATGTGAAGGATAGACCACAGGGAGAGACATCCCCGGAAATAAAAAGTTGGATTGGTGGTGGAGTAAACACTAGGCGGTCGAGCCAGAGAAGGAAAAGCGGGAGCTGGGAAATGTCGCCGGAAGTCGTGGCAATGGCCGCCAGGCTTGGGGAGCAGCACGCCGGTGGTGGTGGGAGTAGCACAACTACTACATAG